In Gemmatimonadaceae bacterium, the genomic window CTCCATGCGCATTCTCCTCAGCAACGACGACGGTATTCTGGCCAAGGGGCTCGGCGTGCTCGAACGCGCCTGTGAGCCTCTGGGCGAGCTCACCGTGGTCGCCCCCGATCGCGAACAGAGCGCCACAAGCCACTCGCTCACCCTGCATCATCCCCTCCGCCCGGTCCGGCTGGGCGAACGCCGGTGGCAGGTGGACGGGACGCCCACCGACTGCGTCATGCTGGCCTGCGAGGCCCTGCTCGACGCGCGCCCGGAGTACGTGATCAGCGGCATCAATCACGGCCCCAACATGGGTGAGGATGTCCTCTACAGCGGCACCGTTGCGGCGGCGATGGAAGGGCTGGCCCTGGGCATTCCGGCGATCGCCATGTCGTTCGCCGGGAGCGTGCTCCGGGCGGACGCAGTGCTCGAAACACAGATCGAGCGTATCCGGGACTTGCTGCGCCATCTGATCGCGCTGCCGGCCTTCCCGCGCGACACGCTGCTCAACGTCAATCTCCCCGCGGTGCCTGGAGATCAGATCAAGGGCGTGAAGCTCACGCGCCTTGGGCGGCGGGTGTTCAGCGATTCGATCACCCGCATGAAGGATCCGTGGGGGCGGGAGATCCTGTGGATCGGCGGCGGCTCGGTGGAGTGGAGCGGTCCGGAAGATTCGGATTTCCGCGCGGTGCATGATGGCTACATCTCGGTGACGCCACTGCATCTCGATCTGACGCACCGCGATGTCCTCAACACGGCGACGGACTGGTGGCGGGACCTGTAGAGCCGGAGTACCGCGGCGCCCGCCGCCGGCTGGTCGAGGCGCTGCAGGACAAGGGAATCCGCGACCTCGCCGTGCTGCGCGCGATCGACACCGTACCGCGCCACCTGTTCGTGCCGCCCATGGTACGGCATCGTGCGTACGAGGATTCCGCGCTGCCGATCGGCAACGCGCAGACGATCTCGCAGCCGTATGTGCATGCGCGCGCGATCGAACAGCTGATGCTCACCGGGAAGGAACGCGTGCTGGAGATCGGCACGGGCTCCGCATATCAGACGGCGCTGATCGCCGAGTTGGCGGCGCAGGTCTTTTCGGTGGAGCGCTTCCGGGAGCTGCTGGACCGGGCGCGGCCGCTGCTGGCGCAGGCCAACGTGCGCAACGTGAGTCTGTCGCTGGGCGACGGGACGCTCGGCTGGCGTGAGTATGCGCCGTACGACGGCATTGTCGTGAGCGCGGGGGCGCCGGCGGTTCCGCCGGCCCTCGAGTCGCAGCTCGCGGAAGGCGGGCGGATGCTGATCCCGATCGGGGACAAGGAGGAGCAGATGCTGACGCTCTATACCAAGCGGGGCGGGCGCCTCGAGCGCCGTGACATCACGCCGGTCCGCTTCGTCCCCTTAATTGGGGCGCAGGGGTGGCCAGGGTAACTCTGGTTTGCGCCGGTCGCGCTCCCCAGCGCATCTTCGCGAACGGCGTTTCGATGGTGGCCGATGCCGGCCGCGGTCCTCTGCCTCTGGTCTGATCCCGACATGACGACTTCCGCCTCCGCGTCCGGCCCTTTCTCCTCTCAAACAGCGCGCTTTTCGGTGCCGCCGTTTGCCGGTCCCTCGACGGGTTTGGCGAGCGCGGTGCTCACGCCCGCGCCCCGCTGGGATACCGGGCCGTTCGTGCCGGCGCCCTGGCGCGCGAGCATGTCGACGCGACTCGTGGCGACCCCCGCGCTACCGGCAGCGGCCATCGGCACGCCGGTGCGGAGTGCCACGCCCGTCATGTCCGCGGCGCCGATTGCCACGCCGAGTGACTCCGTACCCGCGCTGTTCAGTCACGTCACCGACGAGCATCCGCTCCCGTCGATTCGGGAGTTCCTGAGCAGCGACGCCACCACCGAGCGCGAGACGTCGGGCGAGCTGCCGTGGATCGATCAGTTCCTCGCGAATACGCCGGTGGCGCCGATGGAAGCGATCGCCGGCCCGCCGGATGCCTATCGCTACTCCACGCCCATCTCGTCGCCGGTGATCGTGCCGAATGACGCGCTCGAGTCGGCGATGATCGAGTCGGCGATGATCGAGGCGGCGATGAGCGAGGTGGAGGCCGCTGCCGAAGCGCCTGTCCTTGAGCCGGAGTCCGCGCCAAAGTCGGCGCTGGAAGCGGAGCCGGATGCGGCGCCGATCCAGGAATCAGCATCGCCGTACGTGGCCGACACGTCGTTTGCGCAGCCGACGCCGTTGTACAACACGCCGGTGTCCTTCACGCCGGTCGCGAGCCACACGCCGTTGCGGGTCGATGCGGTGCCGCCGTTTGTGCCACCGTATGTACCGCCGGCGGAGGCATCGGCTGAAGCCGCCGCGGAGACGGAGATCGAGCCGGTGTCCGAGCCGATCGCCGAGCCGGTTGGCGAGCCGATTGCCGAGCGATTCGAGACCCACGCACCGGAGGCGGTCACGGAGCCCGTCGCCGACGAGTGGCCGCTCGCCGAGACGGCGCACGCGCTCGACGAACTCGCGCGCGATCTGTCGGTGAGCGCCGCGGAGGCGGCGGAGAATCCCGCGCGGCTCTTCAGCGAGCCTGCCGATGCGGCGGCGCTCCCGGCGTGGAGCGACGACGATCTGCTCAACATCATGCCGACGCGTCCGGTGACGCCGGTGACGGGCACGCCGATTCACGCGACGCCCGTGCAGGCACTCTTCGCGGAGGAAGCGGAACCCGAGCAGGCCGCCGCCGATGCGAGTGCGATTGCCGCGGCGCAGGCCCTGGAAGTGCTCGCGCAGCGCGTGCGCAACGGCGAGCTCCAGTTGCCGGGCTACGATCCGCGCATGGGCGATGCGGCCGCGCTCGTTTCGGCGTTGGCGGCGCTGTTGGGGATTCGACTGGGGTGAGTGCGCCTGACGCCGGACCGGTCGACGAGGGCGGCGCCACCGGGCATCGTTTTCGGGTGGCCGGGCGCGTGCAGGGGGTGGGCTTTCGCTGGTTCGTCCGTGAGCGCGCCCGCGCACTCGGCGTGGCCGGCTGGGTGCGCAATGAGCCCGATGGCACCGTGCTGCTCGAAGTCGCCGGCGCCGCGGACGCGGTGCAGGCGCTGCGCGAGGCGATTGCCGTTGGGCCGAGTGGTGCCCAGGTGAGTGCGGTGCACGCGGAGACGATCTCGGTCGTCGATGCCGGAGCGCTCCCGCAGCCCTTTGCCGTGCACCGCTGAGCGACGCGCACTATTTTCGGCGCATGTCGAGCACTCTGCCTGCGCGCCTCGCGGCGACCATTCGCGACGTTCCCGATTTCCCCACGCCGGGGATTCTCTTCAAGGACATCACGCCGGTCCTGGCCAATCCGGGGCTGATGCGTGAGGTGACCGCCGCGCTGGCGGCGCCGTTCGTCGCGGCGGGGATCACGCATGTCGTGGGTGTGGAATCGCGCGGCTTCCTGTTCGGCATGCCGCTCGCGCTGGCGCTCGACTGCGCCTTCGCCCCCGCGCGTAAACCCGGCAAGCTCCCGTGGAAGACAGAGCGCGAGGCGTACGCGCTCGAGTACCGCAGCGACGTCCTCGAGATGCATACCGACGCGCTCGCGATCGGCATCGCCGACGGACACCGCCCGCGCGTGCTGGTGATCGACGACGTCCTCGCGACTGGAGGGACCGCGGCGGCCACCTGTCGGCTGGTGGAGCGATTGGGCGGGGAGGTGGTGGCGGTGGGCGTGCTGGTCGAGCTCGCGTTTCTGTCGGGGCGCGCCGCACTTGGCGATCGCACCGTGCACTCGGTGGTGACCTTCTGATGCGCGCGGTGCGGCGGATGGTCGGCGCGTTCGCGGCGGTCGGTGCGGCCGGCTGCGCCTCGACGTCAGCGCGCACGCCGGCGCGCACGCCAGCGGATCGCTCAGCCGCCATGAATGCGCTCGTGACCCAATGCCGCTCGGGTACGGCGACCTACACCGTCAAGAACGAACTCGCGCGGCGCGTCGCGATCTATCAGACCGGCGGCGGCTCGGGCACCATCCCGCGGTTCGTGGACGTGCTCGACGCCGGCGAGAGTCTCCAGATCGAAGGCTTGCCGATCACGGCCACGAGTACGGCCAAGGGCGCGCGGCTCTCGACGGTCTACTTCTTTGGCAGCGACGACATGGGTGGCGAAACGCACCCCAGCCCCCTCCGGTTATTCGAGCAGCGCAGCATCAAGACGAAGATCACCTGCGACGCCCCGAAGCCGCCCGAGCCGGAGTTGTGGGCGTCACACCGGCGGCACTAGTTTCCGAAGCCGTCTGATGGTCCGCCCCCGTAGCTCAGTTGGATAGAGCAGCAGTTTCCTAAACTGTTGGTCGGAGGTTCGAATCCTCTCGGGGGCACCTGACGCCAGCCCGGTGTTCGCGGAATGCGAACCCGGGCTGGTGTGCGTCAGCCCCCGGCCATCGCGCCCACGATCAGGAGCGGCTCATCGCCGCGGCGCACCGCTTCGGGCAGGGGCTCGGCCAGATCCTGATGTGACCAGTCGCGGGCGCAGGCATAGAAGCGCACAAAGGCGCGTCGCTGGCGCGTGCTGCGATCGCGAATGGTGCCGCGCAGCATGGGGTACATCGCTTCCAGGGCATCCACCACGGCGTGCACGTTTGCGGGCGCCGCGAGCGACACGCGCACTTCACTCGCGGCACCGGCGAGCGCGCGCAGGGGCGATGGGAGTACGACGCGGATACACTCCGCGGCCCGGGCTGGCGCGTCGCTCATGCGAGCGTCTGCACCTCGACAGACAGCACCGGCGGCAGATCGTGCACAATGGCCGACCAGTGATCGCCCCCATCGGGGCTGACATACACTTGCCCACCCGTGGTACCGAAGTAGATGCCGCAGCTGTCGAGTGTGTCCACGGCCATCGCATCGCGCAGCACGTTCACGTAGCAGTCGCGCTCGGGCAGCCCGTTCCCGAGGCATTCCCACTCGTGGCCACCCGTGCGGCTGCGATACACACGCAACTGGCCATCGGGCGGAAAGTGGTGCGCGTCGCTTGTGATGGGCACGACGTACACGGTATCCGGTTCGTGGGCATGCACATCGATGGGAAAGCCGAAGTCGGTGGGGAGATTGCCGCTCACCTCATACCAGCTGTCGCCCCCATTATCGCTGCGCATCACATCCCAGTGTTTCTGCATATAGAGACGCTGCGGATTGCTGGGGTGCATCGCGATGCGGTGCACGCAGTGACCAACTTCGGCGTCCCGATCGGGGATCTGCTCTGATCGCAGCCCCTTGTTGATTGGCGTCCACGTGGTGCCGCCGTCGGTCGATCGAAACGCCCCCGCCGCGGAGATCGCCACGTAGAGGCGGTTGGCGTCGGCCGGATCGAGCACGATCGTGTGCAGGCACATCCCACCCGCGCCCGGCTGCCAGTGCGGGCCACTGCCATGGCCGCGCAGCCCCGACAGCTCCTGCCAGCTGGCGCCGCCGTCGGTGGACTTGAACAGCGCTGCATCCTCCACGCCGGCGAAGACGGTGTCGGGCTCGGTGAGCGACGGCTCGAGATGCCAGACGCGCTTGAACTCCCACGGATGCGGCGTGCCGTCATACCACTGATGCGTGCCCGGCACGCCATCGTAGGCGAAGTGGTTGTCCGTGGCCTGCCACGTGCGTCCCCCATCGTCGGAACGCTGAATCAGCTGGCCGAACCATCCGCTCGACTGCGACGCGTACAGGCGATCGGGATTGAGTGGCGACGCCTTGAGATGATACATCTCCCACCCCGGGAAGTGCGGCCCGTCGACCGTCCATTCGCGGCGCGCGCCATCGGCGCTCAGGATGAAGGCGCCCTTGCGGGTTCCGACCAACACGCGAACACGACTCATGCGTGACTCCGGTAGAGGTGGGGACGCTGAACATACGGGGCAGGGACGGGACCGGCCGGATCACCCGCACCGATTGCCTCGCGCCCGCCGCGGCCTCACACTTCGACTTCCACCCGAGCCGGAAATCATCGTGGGTTCAGCCGCTCCGCCAGACGCCCGCACCGCGCATGCCGCGCCGCTCTCCGCCGATGAGCGCGCCCGGTACGCGCGACACCTCATCCTGCGCGACGTGGGCGAGGCTGGGCAACTGCGCCTCAAGCAGGCCCGGGTGCTCCTGGTGGGCGCCGGTGGGCTGGGGTCCCCCTGCGCCCTGTACCTCGCGGCCGCGGGCGTCGGGACGATCGGCGTGGTGGACCACGATCGGGTGGACGTCAGCAACCTCCAGCGTCAGGTGTTGCACGGCACCCGCGACGTCGGGCGCTCGAAGCTCGAGTCGGCGGCGGATCGGCTGCATAATCTCAACCCGCATGTGCAGGTGCAGGGGCACGATGCGTGGCTGACCAGTGCCAACGCGCTGCACCTCATCCAGCAGTACGACGTCGTGGTAGACGGCACCGACAACTTCGCGACGCGCTATCTCGTCAACGACGCGTGCGTGCTGACGGGACGCCCGAATGTCCACGCCTCGGTGTTCCAGTTCGATGGCCAAGCGTCGGTCTTTGCCACGGAGCAGGGGCCGTGCTATCGCTGCCTCTATCCCGAGCCGCCGCCGCCCGGCCTCGTGCAGAACTGCGCCGAGGGCGGGGTGCTCGGCGTGCTGCCGGGGCTGCTTGGGACGATCCAGGCGGTGGAGACGCTCAAGCTGTTGCTGGGAATCGGCGAGACACTTGCCGGCCGGCTGCTCATGGTGGACGCGCTGGGGATGGCCTTTCGCACGATCGCGATTGAGCGCGATCCGGCGTGTCCGGCCTGCGGGACGCGCACGCTCACGGCGCTGATCGACTACGACCAGTTCTGCGGGACGGCGCCCTTGAGGGACACGGGTACGCCCGCGGTTCGTGCGGTCACCGTGGCGGAGGCGCGCGCGCAACTGGCCGCGTCGCGGCCGCCGGGGGTGCTGGACGTTCGGGAGCCGGACGAGGTAGCCGCCGGTATGATCCCGGGGGCGGTGCACATCCCGCTCGGGCAGGTCGCCGCGCGTGCCGGCGAGCTGCCCGCCGACCGCGCCTGGCTCGTGGTCTGCCGGAGCGGCAAGCGTAGCACGGAGGGGGCGCGGCTGCTGGCCCTAGCGGGCCTGTCCGATGTGGCGTCGCTGGCGGGGGGGATGCTGGCCTGGGAGGCAGCGGGGGCGCCGATCTCCCGGTAGTGCGCCTCCGGGGGTGGTGCCTTGCGCGGCCTGAGTACGCTATCTTGCTAGGCTAGTTTGCTGGTCCTTCTGTCCCTTATCCGGCCGTATCCGCATGGCGCAGGCATCCCGTTCCGCCCAGTCCTCCGCGTCCAGTGAGGACGCTCTCGAGTCGCTGTCTACGTGGTTCCAGACGAACAGCAAGCTGATCGGTGGTGTGATCGGCGGC contains:
- the surE gene encoding 5'/3'-nucleotidase SurE; protein product: MRILLSNDDGILAKGLGVLERACEPLGELTVVAPDREQSATSHSLTLHHPLRPVRLGERRWQVDGTPTDCVMLACEALLDARPEYVISGINHGPNMGEDVLYSGTVAAAMEGLALGIPAIAMSFAGSVLRADAVLETQIERIRDLLRHLIALPAFPRDTLLNVNLPAVPGDQIKGVKLTRLGRRVFSDSITRMKDPWGREILWIGGGSVEWSGPEDSDFRAVHDGYISVTPLHLDLTHRDVLNTATDWWRDL
- a CDS encoding MoaD/ThiS family protein; the encoded protein is MSDAPARAAECIRVVLPSPLRALAGAASEVRVSLAAPANVHAVVDALEAMYPMLRGTIRDRSTRQRRAFVRFYACARDWSHQDLAEPLPEAVRRGDEPLLIVGAMAGG
- a CDS encoding acylphosphatase; amino-acid sequence: MSAPDAGPVDEGGATGHRFRVAGRVQGVGFRWFVRERARALGVAGWVRNEPDGTVLLEVAGAADAVQALREAIAVGPSGAQVSAVHAETISVVDAGALPQPFAVHR
- a CDS encoding protein-L-isoaspartate(D-aspartate) O-methyltransferase, with amino-acid sequence MVAGPVEPEYRGARRRLVEALQDKGIRDLAVLRAIDTVPRHLFVPPMVRHRAYEDSALPIGNAQTISQPYVHARAIEQLMLTGKERVLEIGTGSAYQTALIAELAAQVFSVERFRELLDRARPLLAQANVRNVSLSLGDGTLGWREYAPYDGIVVSAGAPAVPPALESQLAEGGRMLIPIGDKEEQMLTLYTKRGGRLERRDITPVRFVPLIGAQGWPG
- a CDS encoding adenine phosphoribosyltransferase, which gives rise to MSSTLPARLAATIRDVPDFPTPGILFKDITPVLANPGLMREVTAALAAPFVAAGITHVVGVESRGFLFGMPLALALDCAFAPARKPGKLPWKTEREAYALEYRSDVLEMHTDALAIGIADGHRPRVLVIDDVLATGGTAAATCRLVERLGGEVVAVGVLVELAFLSGRAALGDRTVHSVVTF
- a CDS encoding exo-alpha-sialidase, which produces MSRVRVLVGTRKGAFILSADGARREWTVDGPHFPGWEMYHLKASPLNPDRLYASQSSGWFGQLIQRSDDGGRTWQATDNHFAYDGVPGTHQWYDGTPHPWEFKRVWHLEPSLTEPDTVFAGVEDAALFKSTDGGASWQELSGLRGHGSGPHWQPGAGGMCLHTIVLDPADANRLYVAISAAGAFRSTDGGTTWTPINKGLRSEQIPDRDAEVGHCVHRIAMHPSNPQRLYMQKHWDVMRSDNGGDSWYEVSGNLPTDFGFPIDVHAHEPDTVYVVPITSDAHHFPPDGQLRVYRSRTGGHEWECLGNGLPERDCYVNVLRDAMAVDTLDSCGIYFGTTGGQVYVSPDGGDHWSAIVHDLPPVLSVEVQTLA
- the moeB gene encoding molybdopterin-synthase adenylyltransferase MoeB encodes the protein MRDSGRGGDAEHTGQGRDRPDHPHRLPRARRGLTLRLPPEPEIIVGSAAPPDARTAHAAPLSADERARYARHLILRDVGEAGQLRLKQARVLLVGAGGLGSPCALYLAAAGVGTIGVVDHDRVDVSNLQRQVLHGTRDVGRSKLESAADRLHNLNPHVQVQGHDAWLTSANALHLIQQYDVVVDGTDNFATRYLVNDACVLTGRPNVHASVFQFDGQASVFATEQGPCYRCLYPEPPPPGLVQNCAEGGVLGVLPGLLGTIQAVETLKLLLGIGETLAGRLLMVDALGMAFRTIAIERDPACPACGTRTLTALIDYDQFCGTAPLRDTGTPAVRAVTVAEARAQLAASRPPGVLDVREPDEVAAGMIPGAVHIPLGQVAARAGELPADRAWLVVCRSGKRSTEGARLLALAGLSDVASLAGGMLAWEAAGAPISR